The following nucleotide sequence is from Streptomyces brevispora.
CCGCACTGGGTCAGCACGGCGTCAACATCATGGAGTTCTGCAAGGCCTACAACGCCGCGACCGAGTCGCAGCGTGGCATGGTCGTGCCGGTGGAGATCACGGTCTACGACGACCGCTCCTTCACCTTCATCACCAAGACTCCGCCGGCCGCCAAGCTGATCCTCAAGGCCGCGGGTGTGGACAAGGGCTCCGGCGAGCCGCACAAGACCAAGGTTGCCAAGCTGACGGCCGCCCAGGTCCGCGAGATCGCCACGACGAAGCTCCCCGACCTGAACGCCAATGACCTCGACGCCGCGTCGAAGATCATCGCCGGCACCGCCCGTTCCATGGGCATCACGGTCGAAGGCTGATTCAGCCCCACCGCCCTCAGTGGTAGGACCAAGCGCTGGTCCGCACCACGACTCCACACTCTGAAACCACAGGAGTAGAAGTGAAGCGCAGCAAGAACCTCCGCGCTGCGGACGCCAAGATCGACCGGGCGCGCAACTACGCCCCGCTCGAGGCCGTCCGTATCGCCAAGGACACCGCCTCCACGAAGTTCGACAGCACCGTCGAGGTCGCGTTTGCCCTGGGTGTTGACCCTCGCAAGGCCGACCAGATGGTCCGTGGCA
It contains:
- the rplK gene encoding 50S ribosomal protein L11; amino-acid sequence: MPPKKKKVTGLIKLQINAGAANPAPPVGPALGQHGVNIMEFCKAYNAATESQRGMVVPVEITVYDDRSFTFITKTPPAAKLILKAAGVDKGSGEPHKTKVAKLTAAQVREIATTKLPDLNANDLDAASKIIAGTARSMGITVEG